TTCGATACCGCTCACAACTCCGCTTCCTGAAACACCGATATGCCCCGCATCATCCGCCTGGACGATCCCACCGACCACGGTGGACAGGTTGTCCAAACCTCCGCCCCGCAATTCAAAGTCAACGGCGTCGCCGTCGCGCGCAAGGGCGACCGCTGTTCCTGCCCGCGCGAGGGCCATCACGATTGCGTCATCATCGAAGGCGACGAGCACTTCAAGGTGAACGGCGTGCCCGTCGCCTTTGAGGGACACAAAACGTCCTGCGGCGCTACGCTGATTGCCACGGTCGTCGGCTTCGGCACGACTTGATCTCACGCCCCTCTCATCGAGGCCCCCTACCTTCAACCACGATGCACAGCCTATCGTGGGCACTTGAACACGCCGTAGCGACATCATCCGCGGCCCGGCCCGTTCTCACGCAGTGCTGCACAACGGCGATTGCACCGCAGTGACCGGCCGCTTGAACGTGGCCCGGGCACGATCTCCGGCCTCGGCGAGGGTGCGTTGACCAGGCGTTATATCGGTCCGTATATTACGATCCGTTTTCGTCGACCCAGGGAATCCCGCTATGTCACGTTTTTCATTGC
The nucleotide sequence above comes from Ralstonia solanacearum K60. Encoded proteins:
- a CDS encoding PAAR domain-containing protein, translated to MPRIIRLDDPTDHGGQVVQTSAPQFKVNGVAVARKGDRCSCPREGHHDCVIIEGDEHFKVNGVPVAFEGHKTSCGATLIATVVGFGTT